A single genomic interval of Antechinus flavipes isolate AdamAnt ecotype Samford, QLD, Australia chromosome 1, AdamAnt_v2, whole genome shotgun sequence harbors:
- the IER2 gene encoding immediate early response gene 2 protein: MEAQKEAQRIMTMSVWKMYHSRMQRGGLRLHRSLQLSLVMRSARELYLSAKVEADEAELPFPAAALAPASTLPQPMTVADAEADSPPMSEETIPAPEPMETQEARETESAPACSHLPPVPPRSLKANRKRRSSSLGQGGEAGLVPSKKARLEEETAPAEGKAEVEAEDLGKRQSQVEEGPFPSLARVLQKRFSGILSNSGGPPKPTAPPPSCELKPGCRQTDNMINILVRTVVAF, translated from the coding sequence ATGGAAGCACAGAAGGAAGCGCAGCGTATCATGACCATGTCGGTGTGGAAGATGTACCATTCACGCATGCAGCGCGGCGGCTTGAGGTTGCACCGGAGCCTTCAGCTGTCGCTGGTCATGCGGAGCGCCAGGGAGCTCTACCTCTCCGCCAAGGTAGAAGCAGATGAGGCGGAACTACCCTTCCCTGCCGCTGCCCTGGCCCCCGCCTCGACCCTGCCCCAGCCCATGACCGTAGCCGACGCCGAAGCTGACTCTCCGCCTATGTCTGAAGAGACGATCCCGGCCCCAGAGCCCATGGAGACGCAGGAAGCTAGGGAAACCGAGTCGGCGCCCGCCTGCAGCCACCTGCCTCCAGTGCCTCCGCGCTCGTTGAAAGCCAACCGCAAGCGCCGAAGTAGTAGCTTGGGCCAGGGTGGGGAAGCCGGGCTGGTCCCCAGCAAGAAAGCTAGGTTGGAGGAAGAAACGGCGCCGGCTGAAGGGAAAGCCGAGGTCGAGGCTGAGGACTTGGGGAAGCGGCAGTCTCAGGTGGAGGAGGGCCCCTTCCCCAGTTTGGCCCGAGTTTTACAAAAGCGCTTCTCCGGCATCCTGAGTAACTCCGGGGGGCCACCAAAGCCCACTGCCCCTCCTCCCTCCTGTGAACTCAAGCCGGGTTGCCGCCAGACAGATAACATGATAAACATCTTGGTGCGGACGGTGGTGGCTTTCTAA